The following are encoded in a window of Telmatobacter sp. DSM 110680 genomic DNA:
- a CDS encoding N-acetyltransferase gives MNYRLFQSDDFHDLYAIEEVCFQPPQRFTRRYMRQLLDSTDAATWIAEQGPAMAGFAIVEWSPQITGIVAYIATIEVLPEYRGKGIGAELLRRLEGSANAERAIEIWLHVDAENAPAIHLYERSGYHKSGRVDHYYARNRSAAVYVKTLI, from the coding sequence ACCGTCTCTTCCAGTCCGACGACTTTCACGACCTCTACGCCATCGAGGAAGTCTGCTTCCAGCCGCCTCAGCGCTTCACCCGCCGCTACATGCGGCAACTCCTCGATTCGACAGATGCCGCCACCTGGATCGCCGAACAAGGTCCTGCGATGGCGGGCTTCGCTATCGTTGAATGGTCGCCGCAAATCACCGGCATCGTAGCCTATATCGCCACCATCGAAGTCCTGCCCGAGTACCGAGGAAAGGGCATTGGCGCTGAGCTCCTTCGCCGTCTCGAAGGCTCTGCCAACGCCGAGCGTGCCATCGAAATCTGGCTACACGTCGACGCGGAAAATGCCCCGGCCATCCATCTCTATGAGCGCAGCGGATACCACAAGTCGGGCCGCGTCGATCATTATTACGCCCGCAATCGCTCCGCAGCCGTCTATGTAAAAACTCTCATTTAG
- a CDS encoding SulP family inorganic anion transporter, with translation MSISNPNLPKLVVSLRQYSRQMFVHDLLAGITVGLVALPLAMAFGIASGVTPQAGLYTAVVAGFLISALGGSRTQIGGPTGAFVVIVAGIVARFGLPGLAMVTLMAGIILLAMGLTGLGSAVRFIPRPVVIGFTNGIAVLIASTQIKDFFGLRVGAVPSEFLPRMKLLLAHMPSLNWQAFALGAATLAIMLILPRFTKRVPSSIVALLACTVACFLFHLPVETIGTRFGGIPRGLPPFAIPDFHAEHILPLIPSAFTVALLAALESMLSAVVADSMTGDRHNPNVELVAQGIANITSPLFGGIPATGAIARTATNIRSGARSPVSGMVHALTLLMILLVAAPLASFIPLATLAAVLFVVAYNMGEWREIPGILQLGFTAISVWLVTFALTVFADLTVAVSVGMALAALVYIYRIAETTTVTPVTDDYIRDGLSHSLQGRIIPPYVTLLRIHGPFLFGTTEKLLEATSNVEVFEPVVILRLRNMTAIDATGIHAIESFAKRLTESGRTLLLCGAMEQPSMLLQKPRFLDHVGRENIMPNIQAALDRAKEVYESRAAIAS, from the coding sequence ATGTCCATCAGCAATCCCAACCTGCCGAAACTGGTCGTGTCTTTACGTCAGTACAGCAGGCAAATGTTCGTTCACGACCTGCTAGCCGGCATCACTGTCGGACTCGTGGCGCTGCCTCTCGCTATGGCCTTCGGAATTGCCTCCGGAGTGACGCCCCAGGCTGGACTCTACACGGCCGTCGTAGCCGGCTTCCTGATCTCCGCGCTTGGCGGCTCGCGCACCCAGATCGGCGGACCTACCGGCGCTTTTGTCGTTATCGTCGCCGGTATCGTTGCCCGCTTCGGATTGCCCGGTCTTGCCATGGTGACTTTAATGGCAGGCATCATCCTGCTGGCCATGGGACTGACCGGCCTTGGCTCTGCTGTGCGCTTCATCCCCCGTCCCGTCGTAATCGGATTCACCAACGGCATCGCCGTACTCATCGCTTCAACGCAGATCAAGGACTTCTTTGGTCTCCGCGTTGGCGCTGTCCCCAGCGAATTTCTGCCTCGCATGAAGCTGCTTTTGGCTCACATGCCCAGCCTCAACTGGCAGGCTTTTGCGTTAGGCGCCGCCACGCTGGCGATCATGCTGATCCTTCCGCGCTTCACCAAACGCGTTCCGTCATCCATCGTCGCGCTGCTCGCCTGTACAGTTGCATGTTTCTTGTTCCATTTGCCGGTTGAAACCATCGGCACGCGATTCGGAGGCATACCGCGCGGTCTCCCGCCATTTGCCATTCCCGATTTTCACGCCGAACACATCCTTCCGCTAATTCCATCGGCATTCACCGTCGCACTGCTGGCTGCGCTTGAAAGCATGCTCTCCGCCGTTGTCGCCGACAGTATGACCGGCGACCGCCACAACCCCAACGTAGAACTCGTCGCGCAGGGAATCGCCAACATCACCTCGCCGCTCTTCGGTGGAATTCCCGCCACTGGAGCCATCGCCCGCACCGCCACTAATATCCGCTCTGGTGCACGATCTCCCGTCTCCGGCATGGTGCATGCGCTCACACTGCTGATGATTCTGCTTGTAGCTGCGCCCCTCGCCAGCTTCATCCCGCTGGCCACGCTGGCTGCTGTTCTTTTTGTCGTGGCCTACAACATGGGAGAGTGGCGAGAAATCCCCGGAATCCTTCAGCTGGGCTTTACGGCCATCTCTGTCTGGCTTGTGACGTTCGCCTTAACCGTCTTTGCCGACCTCACCGTGGCAGTCAGCGTTGGCATGGCACTGGCCGCGCTGGTCTACATCTACCGCATCGCCGAAACCACCACCGTCACTCCTGTCACAGACGATTACATTCGCGACGGCTTGTCTCACTCGCTGCAGGGGCGGATCATCCCGCCCTACGTCACGCTTCTCCGCATTCACGGTCCGTTTCTCTTTGGGACCACCGAAAAGCTTCTCGAGGCCACTTCCAACGTAGAAGTCTTCGAGCCTGTTGTAATCCTCCGCCTGCGCAACATGACCGCCATCGATGCCACCGGCATTCACGCCATCGAGTCCTTCGCCAAACGCCTAACTGAATCCGGCCGAACACTGCTGCTGTGTGGCGCCATGGAGCAGCCTTCCATGCTCCTACAAAAGCCTCGCTTTCTCGATCACGTTGGTCGCGAGAACATCATGCCGAACATTCAGGCCGCCCTCGACCGCGCCAAAGAAGTCTACGAATCCCGCGCCGCGATCGCCAGCTAA
- the scpB gene encoding methylmalonyl-CoA decarboxylase gives METTFEQLEVAITGKIGVITLNNPSKHHALSTALIDEMCAALEEMLYRQVRVVILRAPAGSKVFSAGHDVRELPTNGRDPLTYDDPVRRVIRMIELFPAPVIAMVEGTVWGGACELVMSCDLIVAGDDSTFAVTPAKLGMPYNISGVQNFLNTGGMPLCKEMLFTAQPMGVQRLVDQGIVSHAVPRAELESLTRRMAEQIANNSPLVISLLKEELRLLSASHNLGPETFERVQAMRRLVYDSKDYQEGIKAFFEKRAPQFQGE, from the coding sequence ATGGAGACCACTTTCGAACAGCTTGAAGTCGCGATCACCGGCAAGATTGGCGTGATCACGCTCAACAATCCAAGCAAACATCACGCATTGAGCACAGCGCTTATCGACGAGATGTGCGCGGCGCTTGAGGAGATGCTGTATCGCCAGGTACGTGTAGTAATTCTGCGCGCGCCTGCCGGGTCGAAAGTGTTTTCGGCGGGGCACGATGTGCGCGAACTGCCGACCAACGGCCGCGATCCGCTGACCTATGACGATCCGGTGCGACGGGTGATTCGCATGATCGAGTTGTTCCCTGCCCCGGTGATCGCAATGGTGGAAGGCACCGTATGGGGAGGCGCTTGCGAACTGGTGATGAGCTGCGACCTGATTGTGGCGGGAGACGACAGCACCTTTGCGGTAACTCCGGCGAAGCTGGGGATGCCCTACAACATTTCAGGTGTGCAGAATTTTCTGAACACGGGGGGCATGCCGCTCTGTAAAGAGATGCTGTTTACGGCGCAGCCGATGGGAGTGCAGCGGCTGGTTGACCAGGGAATCGTCAGCCATGCCGTGCCGCGTGCGGAGTTGGAGAGTCTGACACGCCGGATGGCCGAGCAGATCGCCAATAATTCACCGCTGGTGATCAGTTTATTGAAAGAAGAATTGCGGTTGCTGTCTGCATCGCACAACCTCGGGCCGGAGACGTTTGAGCGGGTTCAGGCTATGCGAAGACTGGTGTATGACAGTAAGGACTACCAGGAAGGGATCAAGGCATTTTTCGAGAAGCGGGCGCCGCAATTCCAAGGGGAATAA
- a CDS encoding ferritin family protein, translating into MATDRMFAHVVGVEDLTVIRNLETAYEEETKNCAAYKAYAVRADEEGFPGIASLFRATSRAEQIHAGNHGRVLRHMGGSTMTDVPLPRVDGTLENLKAALVDQRFEVDYLYPAFLVAAVPLFDSTAIRSFHWALEADKSHVRMYSDLISRVQANGSTGWEYAPHDFLVCGLCGFAADTVESENCPACNYFREKFEIVR; encoded by the coding sequence ATGGCGACGGATCGAATGTTTGCTCACGTGGTTGGAGTGGAAGATCTCACGGTGATTCGGAACCTTGAGACGGCCTATGAGGAAGAGACCAAGAACTGCGCTGCTTACAAGGCATACGCAGTGCGGGCAGACGAAGAGGGATTTCCAGGGATTGCGAGTCTATTCCGCGCTACATCACGAGCCGAACAAATCCATGCCGGCAATCATGGGCGAGTGCTGCGGCATATGGGCGGATCGACGATGACCGACGTTCCCCTGCCGCGAGTGGACGGTACACTTGAGAACCTGAAGGCGGCCCTGGTTGATCAACGGTTCGAGGTAGATTATCTCTACCCAGCATTTCTGGTCGCTGCAGTTCCCCTATTTGATTCGACGGCAATCCGCAGTTTTCATTGGGCTCTTGAAGCCGACAAGTCGCATGTTCGGATGTACAGCGATTTGATATCGCGGGTTCAGGCCAACGGCAGTACAGGATGGGAATACGCGCCACATGACTTTTTGGTGTGTGGCCTTTGCGGCTTTGCTGCGGATACAGTTGAGAGCGAGAACTGTCCGGCTTGCAATTATTTCCGTGAAAAGTTCGAGATCGTTCGATAG